The following coding sequences lie in one Silvanigrella aquatica genomic window:
- the gspN gene encoding type II secretion system protein GspN, with amino-acid sequence MNRKKIIGYTLAGFCLLLFLIYHTFPYHLVKENLVSEIQKNLNKENIPIKLTVKSLRPHWLSGIKLSGVEVNDKFELKDSLKLDEIIIDISLLSLIIGNLTVDVDIYQNEGHAFTSISFPIFPLISGNPKFKEVNIEFKKFSLDSIFTQLLTIVKANEKPEMALILPIISKTTLGGSLNGFIDLYNKGPAKINLKLVNGYLNIQNEALNIPLQNFSKANIALNWDGKKIILEKETGLDSQDMKFAADGFIDTPEDPNKSWQINLALNVTMNGAIEKDFGFLIPQLLNCPANSVVAGVMKINLVGQANNLSCQ; translated from the coding sequence ATGAATCGAAAAAAAATTATTGGTTATACTTTAGCTGGTTTTTGTTTACTTTTGTTTCTTATATACCATACTTTTCCTTATCATCTTGTTAAGGAAAATTTAGTTTCTGAAATTCAAAAAAATCTAAATAAAGAAAATATTCCAATTAAACTAACTGTGAAATCATTAAGACCACATTGGTTAAGTGGTATTAAGTTATCTGGTGTTGAAGTTAATGATAAATTTGAATTAAAAGATTCATTAAAGCTCGATGAAATTATAATCGACATTTCTTTGCTTTCTTTAATAATCGGTAATTTGACTGTTGATGTAGATATTTATCAAAATGAAGGTCATGCTTTTACCTCAATTAGTTTTCCAATTTTTCCATTAATTTCAGGCAATCCTAAATTTAAAGAAGTAAATATTGAGTTTAAAAAGTTTTCATTAGACAGTATTTTTACACAACTATTAACTATTGTAAAAGCTAATGAAAAACCTGAAATGGCTTTAATTTTACCTATTATATCAAAGACTACTTTGGGCGGGAGTCTAAATGGTTTTATTGATTTATATAATAAAGGACCTGCAAAAATTAATTTAAAACTTGTCAATGGATATTTAAATATACAAAATGAGGCTTTAAACATTCCCCTACAAAATTTTTCTAAAGCAAACATAGCATTAAATTGGGATGGTAAGAAAATAATTTTAGAAAAAGAAACAGGCCTTGATTCCCAGGATATGAAGTTTGCTGCCGATGGATTTATTGATACCCCTGAAGATCCTAATAAGTCTTGGCAAATCAATCTTGCATTAAATGTCACGATGAACGGTGCCATTGAAAAAGATTTTGGTTTTTTAATTCCGCAATTACTAAATTGCCCTGCAAACTCTGTTGTTGCAGGAGTTATGAAAATAAATTTAGTAGGACAAGCTAATAATTTGTCTTGTCAATGA
- a CDS encoding pyridoxal-phosphate dependent enzyme, which yields MANKTQIEKLKFKVNSYFLENYPQQSRIHKLKNFISEEKNIYIKRDDELGFGASGSKIRKYLSLIPFLVKKDYQEVIIIGGPYSNNVLTAAQLLTENNIKPIVFIPKNKKYKITGNFLLSSLILNETSIIYFDDSEKLQDKIELYIREKKINNIDVGIISEGANMKESLPGAITLALDIFRNELESNLEFSHIFLDSGSGLMAIATLLAFSFLNKQTKLHIVQIAGDENEFLKELEIHRKNFENIFQLEIKHLSPFYLYSPNVAKSFGATNATVFKTILSMGRTNGILLDPIYSAKLFFEGKKIIIDNQLKGNLLFVHSGGGLSLFGFEEKLQKYIH from the coding sequence ATGGCAAATAAAACTCAAATAGAAAAATTGAAATTTAAAGTCAATTCGTATTTTTTAGAAAATTATCCTCAGCAATCTCGAATACATAAATTAAAAAACTTTATTTCAGAGGAAAAGAACATCTATATAAAGAGAGATGACGAATTAGGGTTTGGGGCAAGCGGCTCTAAAATTAGAAAATATCTAAGTTTAATCCCCTTTCTTGTTAAAAAAGACTATCAAGAGGTCATAATAATAGGAGGCCCTTATTCAAATAATGTTCTAACAGCAGCACAATTATTAACTGAAAATAATATTAAACCTATCGTTTTCATACCTAAGAATAAAAAATATAAAATAACTGGGAATTTCTTATTATCGTCTTTAATATTAAACGAAACATCAATAATATATTTTGATGATTCTGAAAAATTGCAAGATAAAATTGAATTATATATCCGTGAAAAAAAAATAAATAATATTGATGTCGGAATCATTTCTGAAGGTGCCAATATGAAAGAATCATTACCAGGAGCAATTACCTTAGCTCTTGATATCTTTAGAAATGAATTGGAATCGAATTTGGAATTTAGCCATATATTTTTAGATTCGGGATCAGGTCTCATGGCAATTGCGACTCTACTGGCATTTTCATTCTTAAATAAACAAACCAAGCTACATATTGTTCAAATTGCAGGTGATGAAAATGAGTTTTTAAAAGAGCTAGAAATACATAGGAAAAATTTTGAAAATATTTTTCAATTAGAAATTAAACATTTGTCTCCGTTTTATCTTTATTCTCCTAACGTTGCTAAATCTTTTGGAGCCACTAATGCAACTGTTTTTAAAACAATTCTTAGCATGGGAAGAACAAACGGGATCCTTCTTGATCCTATTTACAGCGCTAAATTATTTTTTGAAGGAAAAAAAATAATTATTGATAACCAATTAAAAGGAAATTTATTATTTGTTCATTCAGGTGGAGGACTTTCCTTATTTGGCTTTGAAGAAAAATTACAGAAATATATTCATTGA
- a CDS encoding tetratricopeptide repeat protein gives MRIRLHKYLINKLSFTFFIFLFTIFYDLNVQADLPSSLKLDTLPTLQSGPPLHIQAAYDKEIQLEVTVSDDYSSQNSNIIWSINNKKICSGLYCPILLKESDFQNTVPILQIITYNDTGGTTYTYEFEMRSKEGFDSKSLNQDTAYLKNSQSNSFSSQTVSALYGKGTLIQSDYILYIGSLQRNFNWDEGIFQTDHLDTLRIADSESGVWFLLPSSTLSIHKQVETDDIRRARFDYGNIRLKASGNKINLDEKNKFFNNKMEVTTPELTLSVPRGGDVVLTRDKESNKYFTRVIVFSGEVFIEPNPNILKNSDSLSSKKISLGTGLEFKIFENGTITPLAVPNHSTIENFIAFTTTAHEVKERKQNTSEDALPDILARATVLADNEEYFELLNLLTPLQNHMNKDIRIPYYLGFAKKGLYQNQDAKRYFLIAKDMDNKYPMAHWQLALIYLEEKNYSNAENEFLLAHKNIPSNSKISHEYDYYIGVPYFFNNKLLLAKNSFQSAVWDSELDPALRQSAADFLSKINIEKPWTLIVPIGIQYDNNVLSIAQNQSLPTQYSEKSAFRSIAGAIYTNDSSKENKNNGWFLGGGAKAFYVKNFPTSYSNLDTLVLESSIYETYRWEKDEAKKEKDTVRVYQTAGDIIVDNQQDTLYFLGGGIYNNLELNAGVQVDISNRADSDKKSGLVYNQYYQMNLGKYDDFIFDLNLQAQEQLMFQTSTTVGNTFEVIATPSATYSIDSKTSLKFGNTFDFLYTFISPIQSTYKFIPSAAINYFIYEWLVGTFTATFEYDKVYPDNGNVYRPGASLMMTGIF, from the coding sequence ATGAGGATAAGGTTACATAAATATCTAATAAATAAATTGTCTTTTACTTTTTTTATTTTTTTATTTACTATTTTTTATGACTTAAATGTACAAGCAGATCTCCCAAGTAGTCTTAAATTAGATACTTTACCTACACTTCAATCAGGCCCCCCCCTTCATATTCAAGCTGCATATGATAAAGAAATACAACTTGAAGTCACTGTTTCCGATGATTATTCTTCACAAAATTCAAATATCATTTGGTCTATTAATAATAAAAAAATATGCTCAGGTTTATACTGCCCTATACTTTTAAAAGAATCAGATTTTCAAAATACAGTGCCGATTCTGCAAATTATCACTTATAACGATACAGGAGGCACAACATATACCTATGAATTTGAAATGCGTTCAAAAGAAGGATTCGACTCAAAATCATTAAATCAAGATACTGCTTACTTAAAAAATTCTCAGTCAAACTCATTTTCATCACAAACAGTTTCAGCTCTATATGGGAAAGGCACTCTCATTCAAAGTGATTACATATTGTACATAGGTTCTTTGCAAAGAAATTTTAATTGGGACGAAGGCATATTTCAAACAGATCATCTTGATACCTTACGAATTGCAGACTCTGAATCAGGAGTATGGTTTTTGTTACCTTCTTCTACTCTATCAATCCATAAACAAGTTGAAACTGATGATATTAGAAGAGCAAGATTTGACTATGGCAATATAAGACTCAAGGCTTCAGGGAATAAAATTAATCTTGATGAGAAAAATAAATTTTTTAATAATAAAATGGAAGTGACAACACCCGAACTCACTCTAAGCGTTCCACGAGGCGGTGACGTTGTTTTGACTAGAGATAAAGAAAGTAATAAGTATTTTACTAGAGTTATTGTTTTTAGTGGAGAAGTTTTTATTGAACCAAATCCAAATATTTTAAAAAATTCTGATAGCCTTAGTAGTAAAAAAATTTCATTAGGTACAGGGCTGGAATTTAAAATTTTTGAAAATGGCACTATCACTCCATTAGCTGTTCCAAATCACTCTACAATTGAGAATTTTATTGCATTTACAACAACAGCCCATGAAGTAAAAGAAAGAAAACAAAATACCAGCGAAGATGCTTTACCCGATATTCTTGCAAGAGCAACAGTTCTTGCTGATAATGAAGAGTATTTTGAACTATTAAATTTGTTAACTCCTCTGCAAAATCATATGAATAAGGACATACGAATTCCGTATTATCTTGGCTTTGCAAAAAAAGGACTTTATCAAAATCAAGATGCGAAAAGATACTTTTTAATTGCAAAAGATATGGATAATAAATATCCCATGGCACATTGGCAATTGGCACTCATTTATTTAGAAGAAAAAAATTACAGCAACGCGGAAAATGAATTCTTATTAGCACACAAAAATATTCCTTCGAATAGCAAAATTTCTCATGAATATGATTACTATATTGGAGTTCCCTATTTTTTTAATAATAAATTATTACTTGCAAAAAATAGTTTTCAAAGTGCTGTATGGGATAGTGAACTTGATCCTGCACTAAGACAGTCAGCCGCAGATTTTTTAAGCAAAATTAATATTGAAAAACCTTGGACCTTAATTGTTCCCATAGGAATTCAATACGACAATAATGTTTTATCCATTGCACAAAACCAATCACTGCCGACGCAATATTCAGAAAAAAGTGCTTTTAGAAGTATTGCTGGTGCTATATATACCAATGATAGTTCAAAAGAAAATAAAAATAATGGGTGGTTTTTAGGGGGAGGGGCTAAAGCTTTTTATGTAAAAAACTTTCCAACTTCTTACAGCAATCTCGATACTCTTGTACTTGAAAGCAGTATTTACGAAACTTATCGATGGGAAAAGGACGAAGCAAAAAAGGAAAAAGATACCGTCCGAGTGTATCAAACTGCAGGCGATATTATAGTTGATAATCAGCAAGATACTCTTTATTTTTTAGGCGGCGGTATTTATAATAATTTAGAATTAAATGCAGGTGTTCAAGTTGATATTTCAAACAGAGCAGATTCAGATAAAAAAAGTGGATTGGTATACAATCAATACTATCAAATGAATTTAGGAAAATATGATGACTTTATTTTTGATTTAAACCTGCAAGCCCAGGAACAGCTTATGTTCCAAACTTCCACTACAGTTGGGAACACTTTTGAAGTTATTGCTACTCCTTCAGCAACATATTCAATAGATTCTAAAACAAGTTTAAAATTTGGAAACACTTTTGACTTTTTATATACATTTATTTCGCCTATTCAAAGTACTTATAAATTTATTCCCTCTGCTGCAATAAATTATTTTATTTATGAATGGCTTGTGGGAACATTTACCGCAACATTTGAATATGATAAAGTCTATCCAGATAACGGTAATGTTTATAGACCTGGTGCATCTCTAATGATGACAGGAATATTTTAA
- the mfd gene encoding transcription-repair coupling factor produces MNLFSLEPNLIEVIASLMESKSVTKILIANSESEAQEIEEFIKNISEGFLTTKDILYIPGFFQAGVFRYESARKIIAKRIESSFLLGTHFPRIIICSIAGFTRNFPSFHWLQKNKYEIKIGEDLDPDLLMEQLSQLAYLQVQRVEEVGEFSIRGSIIDFWTPGEKHPSRIEIFDDKIDKIRSFRASDQRSFQTLEQVVMLPSREFIWPYPSQMEAAIEKFNSYILSQHVMGVGRANLLEDLKANVPFAGIDDLFYMFISDSLISFHEFIHEYAQKNNVKISLGYIGSENVYLNAIQEIEKLYENALISATSKNYPVGKIESVFPNLALAKNYFNVTNCLESRFHIPEKIAQDLKSCEKQKLSNRITKIQELFVNENPDSQIKNLLILSNSEDSFLEFLGITSKYLNLNYENQTNINKFNLNDILNSNLINNKIKDQLHFCLLNSKEGFYLPKSKTLAISESWIRGTASAEKFETFQEEENPQSSKQNSEAFLSAQYADFVEGDLVVHIQHGIARFRGLMTIKILDITGDFLALEYAGNDKIYVPVHKLNLIQKYIGSSEGTSLDALKSSTWEKRKAKAKADVEKLAKELMEHQAKRSITPGHAFAKIDEEYIAFEDAFPFDETPDQQRAIKEIMTDMNKPKAMDRLLCGDVGFGKTEVAMRAAFRCILDGKQVAWLVPTTVLAHQHYRSLKERFADFAANITILDRSITSTSKVLEKIKKGEIDILIGTHRILSKDIEFRDLGLLIVDEEQRFGVLQKEKIKSMSYGIDVLTMTATPIPRTLQMAMVGLRDLSLLTTPPKSRLATKTFVCPFDEESIKESIQFELNRGGQIFYVHNRVEELNTVYSYLHNLIPHAKICIGHGKMAQKDLEKTIIDFLDEKYNILLCTTIIESGIDMPNVNTIIVQNADYFGLAQLYQLRGRVGRRSTRGYAYFLYSQNAKEDQEGMKRLEILKEHQELGSGFVIASHDMEMRGSGNILGDEQSGKVSDVGLETYLQMLDDAIKTLGGIKLTNITEVEIQIPLVAQIPENYVQNSKERLRTYRRFFGARQESALQNLITECEDRFGTMPVEVKNLAELARIRRWLQSLGALSLIVSDDSTEIRLNKGILQPEYQDEASELLIKRILDVCNRKVKGMRITPDGRLLFALRKKNFIQDKDSTISELKRILSLLAGEAYEDKVT; encoded by the coding sequence ATGAATCTTTTTTCTCTTGAGCCCAATCTGATTGAAGTGATTGCTTCTTTAATGGAATCAAAAAGTGTCACGAAAATTTTAATTGCAAATAGCGAATCAGAAGCTCAAGAAATTGAAGAATTTATAAAAAATATTTCAGAAGGATTTTTGACTACAAAAGATATTTTATATATTCCTGGTTTTTTTCAAGCAGGAGTATTTCGTTATGAATCGGCAAGAAAGATCATTGCGAAACGAATAGAATCCTCTTTTTTACTTGGAACTCATTTTCCTCGTATTATTATTTGCAGTATAGCTGGATTTACGAGAAATTTTCCCTCATTTCATTGGTTACAAAAAAACAAATATGAAATAAAAATTGGCGAAGATCTCGATCCCGATTTATTAATGGAACAGCTATCACAACTTGCTTATTTGCAAGTCCAACGAGTTGAAGAGGTAGGTGAATTTAGTATTCGAGGATCTATAATTGATTTTTGGACACCTGGAGAAAAGCATCCCTCACGAATTGAAATATTTGATGATAAAATAGATAAAATTCGTTCTTTTAGAGCATCGGATCAAAGATCATTTCAAACTCTAGAACAAGTCGTAATGTTACCTTCCCGTGAGTTTATTTGGCCCTACCCCAGCCAAATGGAAGCGGCAATTGAAAAATTTAATTCTTATATTTTAAGTCAACATGTAATGGGAGTGGGCAGGGCAAATTTATTAGAAGATTTAAAAGCCAATGTTCCTTTTGCAGGAATTGATGATCTTTTTTATATGTTTATATCTGATTCCCTAATTTCTTTTCACGAATTTATTCATGAATATGCACAAAAAAACAATGTAAAAATTTCTCTAGGCTATATAGGATCTGAAAATGTTTATTTAAACGCAATTCAAGAAATTGAAAAACTTTATGAAAATGCTTTAATTTCTGCCACATCTAAAAACTATCCCGTTGGTAAAATAGAGTCTGTATTTCCTAATTTAGCTCTTGCGAAAAATTATTTTAACGTAACAAATTGTCTAGAGTCTCGATTTCATATTCCAGAAAAAATTGCGCAAGATTTAAAATCATGCGAGAAGCAAAAACTATCAAATAGAATTACAAAAATTCAAGAATTATTTGTAAATGAAAATCCTGATTCACAAATTAAAAATCTTCTTATTCTGTCAAATTCAGAAGACAGCTTTCTTGAATTTTTAGGTATTACTTCGAAATATTTAAATTTAAATTATGAAAATCAAACCAATATTAATAAATTCAATTTAAATGATATTTTAAATTCAAATTTAATAAACAACAAAATTAAAGATCAATTGCATTTCTGTTTATTAAATTCTAAAGAAGGATTTTATCTTCCCAAAAGTAAAACCTTAGCAATATCAGAATCATGGATTCGTGGAACCGCTTCTGCAGAAAAATTTGAAACTTTCCAAGAAGAAGAAAATCCACAGAGTTCAAAGCAAAACTCCGAAGCATTTTTAAGTGCTCAATACGCCGATTTTGTCGAAGGAGATCTTGTTGTACACATTCAACATGGTATTGCACGTTTTCGTGGATTAATGACCATTAAAATTCTTGACATAACGGGTGATTTCTTAGCTTTAGAATACGCTGGAAATGACAAAATTTATGTTCCCGTTCATAAACTCAATCTCATCCAAAAATATATTGGATCATCAGAAGGCACCTCTCTAGATGCTTTAAAAAGTTCTACCTGGGAAAAAAGAAAAGCAAAAGCTAAGGCAGATGTTGAAAAACTTGCTAAAGAATTAATGGAACATCAAGCCAAAAGATCAATCACACCAGGGCATGCATTCGCTAAAATTGATGAAGAATATATTGCCTTTGAAGATGCCTTTCCTTTTGATGAAACCCCTGATCAACAGCGCGCCATAAAAGAAATTATGACAGATATGAATAAACCTAAAGCCATGGACAGACTGCTTTGCGGAGACGTGGGATTTGGCAAAACAGAAGTTGCTATGCGCGCTGCTTTCCGCTGTATTTTAGATGGAAAACAAGTGGCCTGGCTTGTTCCAACTACAGTATTAGCACATCAACATTATCGATCTCTTAAAGAAAGATTTGCCGATTTTGCCGCCAATATTACAATTTTGGATCGATCTATAACATCGACATCAAAAGTTTTAGAAAAAATTAAAAAAGGTGAAATTGATATTTTAATTGGAACACACCGTATTTTATCAAAAGACATAGAATTTAGGGATTTAGGACTTCTTATTGTCGATGAAGAGCAACGCTTCGGCGTATTGCAAAAAGAAAAAATCAAATCCATGTCCTATGGTATTGATGTGCTCACAATGACGGCAACGCCCATTCCTAGAACTCTGCAAATGGCTATGGTCGGCTTGAGAGATTTAAGTTTATTAACCACGCCTCCCAAGTCACGTCTCGCAACAAAAACTTTTGTCTGCCCTTTTGATGAAGAAAGTATTAAAGAAAGCATTCAATTTGAATTAAATCGTGGCGGACAAATATTTTATGTTCACAACCGTGTCGAAGAATTAAATACAGTTTATTCTTATCTGCATAATTTAATTCCTCATGCTAAAATATGTATTGGCCACGGAAAAATGGCGCAAAAAGATCTTGAAAAAACAATTATCGATTTTTTAGACGAAAAATATAATATTTTACTATGCACAACCATTATTGAATCGGGAATTGATATGCCCAATGTCAATACCATCATTGTTCAAAATGCGGATTATTTTGGGCTTGCACAATTGTATCAATTGCGCGGTCGCGTAGGAAGAAGATCAACACGTGGTTACGCTTATTTTCTATACTCACAAAATGCAAAAGAAGATCAAGAGGGAATGAAGCGACTTGAAATATTAAAGGAACATCAAGAACTCGGCAGTGGTTTTGTTATTGCAAGCCATGACATGGAAATGCGCGGTTCTGGAAATATTTTGGGTGATGAACAAAGCGGTAAAGTAAGTGATGTCGGACTTGAGACTTATTTACAAATGCTAGATGATGCGATTAAAACACTAGGAGGAATTAAATTAACAAATATTACGGAAGTTGAAATTCAAATTCCACTCGTAGCCCAAATTCCAGAGAATTACGTGCAAAATTCCAAAGAACGCTTGCGCACATACCGTCGCTTTTTTGGTGCTCGCCAGGAGAGTGCATTGCAAAACCTTATCACAGAATGCGAAGATCGATTTGGAACAATGCCTGTTGAAGTAAAAAATCTGGCAGAACTTGCGCGTATCAGAAGATGGCTGCAATCACTTGGAGCTCTTTCACTTATTGTAAGTGATGATTCCACAGAAATCCGCCTTAATAAAGGGATTTTGCAACCAGAATATCAAGATGAAGCAAGCGAATTGCTTATAAAACGAATTCTTGATGTCTGCAATCGTAAGGTTAAGGGCATGCGGATTACACCAGATGGAAGACTGCTTTTTGCACTTCGCAAAAAGAACTTCATACAGGATAAGGACTCTACAATATCAGAGTTAAAGAGAATTTTAAGTCTCCTGGCTGGGGAAGCTTATGAGGATAAGGTTACATAA
- a CDS encoding NAD(P)H-dependent glycerol-3-phosphate dehydrogenase, translated as MTLRSQEKTLVIGAGAFGTAIASCIHSSTNPVTIIAKSEDNFNALKSHDTLKHCKMEIFDNFNSCFSEFKLIILAIPCQSLRNVSEWMIEHWNKSNEKRIPNFEKLNIISAAKGIEQNTLLLPSQILESFWGETASIGSLSGPSFAKEMLNGLPTCVVVASQDQELLNVTSRILHSPYFRIYDSKDVIGVELSGALKNVIALVAGAVDGLKLGNNARAAVMTRGLAEIVRLGVKLGADPITFLGLSGVGDLILTCTGDLSRNRQFGLRMSLGESKDDIIKSMNQVVEGISTALSANELFKKHNVESSIINTVYRVLYEGTPIRDAVSLLIERQQGCEFNW; from the coding sequence ATGACCTTAAGATCACAAGAAAAGACCCTTGTCATAGGAGCGGGAGCATTTGGCACAGCCATTGCCTCCTGCATTCATAGTTCTACAAATCCTGTTACCATAATTGCTAAGAGCGAAGACAACTTTAATGCTCTTAAAAGCCATGATACACTTAAACATTGTAAAATGGAAATCTTTGATAACTTTAATTCCTGTTTCAGTGAATTTAAGCTTATTATACTTGCAATACCTTGCCAAAGTCTAAGAAATGTTTCCGAGTGGATGATTGAACATTGGAATAAATCTAATGAAAAAAGAATTCCAAACTTTGAAAAATTAAATATTATTTCAGCCGCAAAAGGCATCGAACAAAATACTCTTCTTCTACCCTCGCAAATTTTAGAGAGTTTTTGGGGTGAAACGGCTTCCATTGGAAGCTTAAGTGGCCCTAGTTTTGCAAAAGAAATGCTAAATGGATTGCCTACTTGTGTGGTTGTGGCATCACAGGATCAAGAGCTTTTAAATGTCACCTCAAGAATATTACACAGTCCCTATTTTAGAATTTATGATTCAAAAGATGTTATAGGTGTTGAACTTTCAGGGGCATTAAAAAATGTTATCGCTTTGGTTGCAGGCGCTGTTGATGGACTAAAACTAGGAAACAATGCGCGCGCTGCGGTTATGACAAGAGGCTTGGCAGAAATCGTTCGTTTAGGAGTAAAACTCGGCGCCGATCCCATCACCTTTTTAGGTTTGAGTGGCGTGGGCGATTTAATTTTAACATGCACCGGCGATCTTTCACGAAATCGTCAGTTTGGTTTGCGCATGTCGTTGGGTGAAAGCAAAGACGACATTATTAAATCGATGAATCAAGTTGTCGAAGGCATTTCAACAGCTCTCAGTGCAAATGAACTCTTTAAAAAACACAACGTAGAATCTTCCATTATCAATACTGTTTACAGAGTGTTATATGAAGGCACACCTATTCGTGATGCCGTCTCATTATTAATTGAAAGACAACAGGGTTGCGAATTTAATTGGTAA
- a CDS encoding AAA family ATPase: MPDFQETSNASQKLIEQLNSKVFGQSEIIEHIVIAVICNEHALLTGAPGVAKTTLVRNLASALASGYKRIQFTPDLTPFDILGGDTIQFDEKDPDLKKIAFSPGPIFSPFILADEINRASPRTQSALLEAMQERQVSLGGISRPLPAPFYVFATQNPIENEGTFPLPEAQLDRFLLNLEIPYPDFDSEVKVAMLPKKTEDLKATSFATTLLNARSIVESMPISNELLHGVVRIVRNTRPQESKLNVAKDYLDFGASPRATQALLIASKALALIRGKIEVQYENIAEVAPAVLRHRCVLNFRSLSEKRSATSIVNQIVQETIL, encoded by the coding sequence ATGCCGGATTTTCAAGAAACTTCTAATGCTTCTCAAAAACTTATCGAACAGCTAAATAGCAAAGTTTTTGGTCAAAGTGAAATTATTGAACATATCGTTATCGCAGTTATTTGCAATGAACATGCTTTGCTAACGGGCGCTCCTGGGGTTGCTAAAACAACTTTAGTAAGAAACTTAGCTTCCGCCTTAGCAAGTGGATACAAAAGAATTCAATTTACCCCCGACTTAACACCCTTCGATATTTTAGGGGGAGATACTATTCAATTTGATGAAAAAGATCCTGATTTAAAAAAAATAGCTTTTTCTCCAGGTCCTATTTTTTCTCCTTTTATTTTAGCCGATGAAATTAACAGAGCTTCTCCGAGAACTCAATCTGCTTTATTAGAGGCTATGCAGGAAAGACAAGTTAGTTTAGGAGGAATATCGCGTCCTTTACCAGCCCCATTCTATGTTTTTGCGACTCAAAATCCAATAGAAAATGAAGGAACTTTTCCCTTGCCTGAAGCCCAGCTCGATCGTTTTTTATTAAATTTGGAAATTCCTTATCCGGATTTTGACTCTGAAGTTAAAGTCGCTATGTTACCTAAAAAAACAGAGGATTTAAAAGCAACTTCTTTTGCAACAACATTGCTTAATGCTCGTTCTATTGTCGAAAGTATGCCCATAAGTAATGAGCTCTTGCATGGTGTTGTGCGCATTGTGCGCAATACAAGACCTCAAGAATCTAAACTTAATGTGGCTAAAGATTATCTCGATTTTGGTGCCAGTCCGCGTGCAACCCAAGCTCTTTTAATTGCAAGTAAAGCACTTGCTCTTATTCGTGGTAAAATTGAAGTGCAATATGAAAATATTGCCGAAGTGGCTCCTGCTGTTTTACGTCACAGGTGTGTTTTAAATTTTAGGTCGTTGTCTGAAAAAAGAAGTGCAACGAGTATTGTCAATCAAATTGTGCAGGAAACAATTCTATAA
- a CDS encoding HAD family hydrolase, which translates to MEIHNNSESYAVFLDASGTILGGCSTNALGVQILPDAKNILAAFRNRKINNIPIKTGIITNWGNRINAMLRALNIDNCFDIIVSSDTVLKGKPDPTVFQHACLLVDINIKNAIHIGDSLHDDALGAQHAGMHGIWIKRSQYTHKDADLLKHPIFNNLDDALGYISDVVIL; encoded by the coding sequence ATGGAAATTCATAACAATAGTGAAAGCTACGCTGTTTTTTTAGATGCATCGGGAACAATATTAGGTGGTTGTTCTACAAATGCTTTGGGTGTTCAAATTTTACCAGATGCAAAAAATATCTTAGCAGCTTTCCGAAATAGAAAAATTAATAATATTCCTATCAAAACTGGCATTATTACCAATTGGGGGAATCGTATTAATGCGATGTTAAGAGCTTTAAATATCGACAATTGTTTTGATATTATTGTTAGTTCTGATACTGTGTTAAAAGGAAAACCTGATCCCACGGTCTTTCAGCATGCTTGTTTACTTGTTGATATTAATATTAAAAATGCCATTCACATTGGAGATTCTTTACATGATGATGCCTTAGGCGCCCAACACGCAGGGATGCATGGTATTTGGATAAAGCGTTCGCAATATACTCATAAAGATGCGGATCTTTTAAAACATCCTATTTTTAATAATCTGGATGATGCGCTAGGTTATATTAGTGATGTCGTTATTTTATAG